A region of Streptomyces halobius DNA encodes the following proteins:
- the pcrA gene encoding DNA helicase PcrA encodes MSSLFDDSFLADLGPKDEEPPPPRLDGAGGPPSPEDEHGPAPEEIPADLFDGKFDAPVPREAYYRDGAARPAVDPAALLEGLNDAQKAAVVHTGGPLLIVAGAGSGKTRVLTHRIAHLLAERHVHPGQILAITFTNKAAGEMKERVEELVGPRANAMWVSTFHSACVRILRRESKKLGFTSSFSIYDAADSKRLMALVCRDLDLDPKRFPPKSFSAKISNLKNELIDEETFADQAADGFEKSLAEAYAMYQARLREANALDFDDIIMTTVNLLQAFPDVADHYRRRFRHVLVDEYQDTNHAQYTLVRELVGPDTPESPAAELCVVGDADQSIYAFRGATIRNILQFEEDYPDATTILLEQNYRSSQTILNAANAVIERNENRRPKNLWTDAGAGARITGYVADTEHDEAQFVADEIDRLTDAGDAEAADVAVFYRTNAQSRVFEEIFIRVGLPYKVVGGVRFYERKEVRDVLAYLRVLANPEDSVPLRRILNVPKRGIGDRAEAMIDALSAREKITFPQALRRVDEAYGMAARSANAVKRFNVLMEELRTIVESGAGPATVLEAVLERTGYLAELQSSTDPQDETRIENLQELAAVALEFEQERGEENPGTLADFLEQVALVADSDQIPDEDEEGTGVITLMTLHTAKGLEFPVVFLTGMEDGVFPHMRALGQTKELEEERRLAYVGITRARERLYVTRSTMRSAWGQPSYNPPSRFLEEIPDDYVDWRRTGPATPSASMGGLSSRGGGGLGGGIGSTLSSARAKGPSGFATRRAKDRQVVSLAIGDRVTHDSFGLGTVVSVKGSGDNAEATIDFGGEKPKRLLLRYAPVEKL; translated from the coding sequence ATGAGCAGCCTCTTTGACGACAGCTTCCTGGCGGACCTCGGCCCCAAGGACGAGGAACCCCCTCCCCCACGCCTGGACGGCGCGGGGGGACCCCCCTCGCCCGAGGACGAGCACGGCCCGGCCCCGGAGGAGATCCCCGCGGATCTCTTCGACGGGAAGTTCGACGCGCCCGTGCCGCGGGAGGCGTACTACCGCGACGGCGCCGCCCGCCCGGCCGTCGACCCGGCGGCGCTGCTGGAGGGGCTCAACGACGCCCAGAAGGCAGCCGTGGTGCACACGGGCGGCCCGCTGCTGATCGTGGCCGGCGCAGGCTCCGGCAAGACCCGGGTGCTCACCCACCGCATCGCGCATCTGCTGGCCGAGCGGCATGTCCACCCCGGCCAGATCCTCGCGATCACGTTCACCAACAAGGCCGCGGGTGAGATGAAGGAGCGCGTCGAGGAGCTGGTCGGCCCGCGTGCCAACGCCATGTGGGTCTCCACCTTCCACAGCGCCTGCGTCCGCATCCTGCGCAGGGAGAGCAAGAAGCTGGGCTTCACCTCCTCCTTCTCGATCTACGACGCCGCGGACTCCAAGCGTCTGATGGCCCTGGTGTGCCGCGATCTCGATCTCGACCCCAAGCGCTTCCCGCCCAAGTCCTTCAGCGCGAAGATCTCCAACCTCAAGAACGAGCTCATCGACGAGGAGACCTTCGCCGACCAGGCCGCCGACGGCTTCGAGAAGTCCCTGGCCGAGGCGTACGCGATGTACCAGGCGCGGCTGCGCGAGGCCAACGCCCTGGACTTCGACGACATCATCATGACGACGGTCAACCTGCTGCAGGCGTTCCCGGATGTCGCCGACCACTACCGCCGCCGCTTCCGCCATGTCCTCGTCGACGAGTACCAGGACACCAACCACGCCCAGTACACCCTCGTACGCGAGCTGGTCGGACCGGACACCCCCGAGAGCCCCGCCGCCGAGCTCTGCGTCGTCGGAGACGCCGACCAGTCGATCTACGCCTTCCGTGGCGCCACGATCCGCAACATCCTCCAGTTCGAGGAGGACTACCCGGACGCGACCACGATCCTGCTGGAGCAGAACTACCGCTCCTCGCAGACGATCCTGAACGCCGCCAACGCCGTCATCGAGCGCAACGAGAACCGCCGCCCCAAGAACCTCTGGACGGACGCCGGCGCCGGAGCCAGGATCACCGGCTATGTCGCCGACACCGAGCACGACGAGGCACAGTTCGTCGCCGACGAGATCGACCGCCTGACGGACGCGGGCGACGCCGAGGCCGCCGATGTCGCCGTCTTCTACCGCACCAACGCCCAGTCCCGTGTCTTCGAAGAGATCTTCATCCGGGTCGGGCTGCCCTACAAGGTCGTCGGCGGAGTGCGCTTCTACGAGCGCAAGGAGGTCCGTGACGTCCTCGCGTATCTGCGGGTGCTCGCCAACCCCGAGGACAGCGTCCCGCTGCGCCGGATTCTCAACGTCCCCAAGCGCGGCATCGGCGACCGCGCCGAGGCGATGATCGACGCCCTGTCGGCGCGCGAGAAGATCACCTTCCCGCAGGCGCTGCGCCGGGTCGACGAGGCATACGGCATGGCGGCGCGGTCGGCCAACGCCGTCAAGCGGTTCAACGTCCTGATGGAAGAGCTGCGGACGATCGTGGAGTCCGGCGCCGGCCCGGCCACGGTCCTCGAAGCCGTCCTGGAGCGCACCGGCTATCTCGCCGAGCTGCAGTCGTCCACCGACCCACAGGACGAGACCCGCATCGAGAACCTTCAGGAACTCGCCGCCGTGGCTCTGGAGTTCGAGCAGGAGCGCGGCGAGGAGAATCCTGGCACGCTCGCCGACTTCCTGGAGCAGGTCGCGCTGGTCGCCGACTCCGACCAGATCCCGGACGAGGACGAAGAAGGCACGGGCGTCATCACGCTCATGACCCTCCACACCGCCAAGGGCCTGGAATTCCCCGTTGTGTTCCTGACCGGCATGGAGGACGGCGTCTTTCCGCACATGCGCGCGCTCGGCCAGACCAAGGAGCTGGAGGAGGAGCGCCGGCTGGCATATGTCGGCATCACCCGCGCCCGCGAGCGGCTCTATGTCACCCGCTCGACGATGCGCAGCGCCTGGGGCCAGCCGTCGTACAACCCGCCCTCCCGGTTCCTGGAGGAGATCCCGGACGACTATGTGGACTGGCGGCGCACGGGTCCGGCGACGCCGTCCGCCTCGATGGGCGGGCTGTCGTCACGCGGCGGCGGAGGCTTGGGCGGGGGCATCGGGTCCACGCTGTCGTCGGCGCGGGCGAAGGGCCCGAGCGGCTTCGCGACCCGCCGCGCCAAGGACCGGCAGGTGGTCTCGCTGGCCATCGGCGACCGCGTCACGCATGACAGCTTCGGGCTCGGCACGGTCGTGTCCGTCAAGGGCAGTGGCGACAACGCCGAGGCGACGATCGACTTCGGCGGCGAGAAGCCGAAGCGGCTGCTGCTGCGGTACGCGCCGGTGGAGAAGCTGTAG
- a CDS encoding C40 family peptidase, with product MASHRKPRTRVLISPGNRRTAAGLTTAALASVTLLSQTADAAPRAPKPTVEEVKQQVDSLYHQAETATEKYNAAKEKATGQRKKVDGLLDAAAKRAEKMNEARRELGRFASAQYRTGGMNPTAHLMLAKDPQQFFDRTHLMERLTGREKQAVTDYQEQAAAAARQRAKATQSLEQLQDSQAALKESKQSVQNKLAEARQLLSRLTAEEKARLAELERKRKAAAKRKAEELARKQAEAEKERQRREEQNQGDDSSDGSTGGQTGGGSTDDGSYAAKAEKALSFARSQIGKPYVWGATGPSSYDCSGLTQAAWKTAGVDLPRTTWDQVKIGERVATKDLQPGDLVFFYDDISHVGMYIGGGKMIHAPKPGAYVREESIYYMPIYGSVRPA from the coding sequence TTGGCGTCGCATCGCAAGCCGCGCACCCGCGTGCTCATATCCCCTGGCAACCGCCGTACGGCGGCCGGGCTCACCACCGCCGCCCTCGCCTCGGTCACCCTGCTCTCGCAGACCGCCGACGCGGCCCCGAGAGCCCCCAAGCCCACCGTCGAAGAGGTCAAGCAGCAGGTCGACAGCCTCTACCATCAGGCCGAGACGGCGACCGAGAAGTACAACGCCGCCAAGGAGAAGGCCACCGGGCAGCGCAAGAAAGTGGACGGTCTGCTCGACGCCGCCGCCAAGCGCGCGGAGAAGATGAACGAAGCCCGGCGCGAACTGGGCAGGTTCGCCTCGGCGCAGTACCGCACCGGCGGCATGAATCCGACGGCGCACCTGATGCTCGCCAAGGACCCGCAGCAGTTCTTCGACCGCACCCACCTCATGGAGCGGCTGACCGGTCGCGAGAAGCAGGCCGTCACCGACTACCAGGAGCAGGCGGCGGCAGCGGCGCGGCAGCGCGCCAAGGCCACCCAGAGCCTGGAGCAGCTCCAGGACTCGCAGGCCGCGCTCAAGGAGTCCAAGCAGTCCGTCCAGAACAAGCTGGCCGAGGCCCGGCAGCTGCTGTCCCGGCTGACCGCCGAGGAGAAGGCGCGACTGGCGGAGCTGGAGCGCAAGAGGAAGGCAGCGGCCAAGCGCAAGGCCGAGGAGCTGGCACGCAAGCAGGCCGAGGCCGAGAAGGAGCGTCAGCGGCGCGAGGAGCAGAACCAGGGCGACGACTCCTCGGACGGCTCGACCGGCGGCCAGACCGGCGGCGGTTCCACCGATGACGGCTCATACGCCGCCAAGGCCGAGAAGGCGCTCTCCTTCGCCCGTAGCCAGATCGGCAAGCCGTACGTCTGGGGCGCGACCGGGCCCTCCTCCTACGACTGCTCCGGGCTGACGCAGGCGGCGTGGAAGACCGCCGGGGTCGATCTGCCGCGTACCACCTGGGACCAGGTGAAGATCGGCGAGCGGGTGGCGACCAAGGATCTGCAGCCGGGTGACCTGGTGTTCTTCTACGACGACATCAGCCATGTCGGGATGTATATCGGCGGCGGCAAGATGATCCACGCGCCGAAGCCGGGCGCGTACGTCCGCGAGGAGTCGATCTACTACATGCCGATCTACGGGAGCGTACGCCCGGCCTGA